Proteins from a genomic interval of Cupriavidus sp. WKF15:
- a CDS encoding DUF1214 domain-containing protein, whose protein sequence is MRPHAVLLTITVAALLSACACKQEAAPVPDTAAAAAAAAAAAAAAAAAADQDVADAYVYLLGRLLVLRQEQLDFQKEGFRWNEMLHRDVGGVSWANPNLDVVYSEAWIGVDERTCIVLSVPLIKGRYYTVQILNGWGETVANINERNYPQRAASRYGLCLKGAGVPLQPDIRRIDLPGRTARVLARVEIGKNRKQAVQLQRQIQIRMTGTPRIDPVPATPVFANTRLPGVEAFDAAAAALDSEPDINPGMEPLQARVRQIAAEVAADPAGRERVDRVIRDKAIPQFMQSMTTELGVRRDGWTRPAVIGQYGDDYKARSRINFGGIWANTAEEVVYFQGATDGEGNRLNGANAYAMTFPKADLPAGHVRYFWSVIAVDAVNFRVMENPKKRYLLNKESNLQYGKDGSLTLYFAPTRPAGAPDANWLPTPGGQDYHLTFRTYGPDAAVAGGNWYPPPMVRAR, encoded by the coding sequence ATGCGACCTCACGCAGTCCTGTTGACCATCACGGTTGCCGCGCTGCTGTCAGCATGCGCTTGCAAGCAAGAGGCAGCACCGGTGCCCGATACCGCTGCCGCTGCCGCTGCCGCTGCCGCTGCCGCTGCCGCTGCCGCTGCCGCTGCCGACCAGGACGTGGCCGACGCCTATGTCTATCTGCTCGGACGGCTGCTGGTGCTGCGCCAGGAGCAGCTCGATTTCCAGAAGGAGGGTTTCCGCTGGAACGAGATGCTTCACCGCGACGTCGGCGGTGTGAGCTGGGCCAACCCGAACCTGGACGTGGTCTACAGCGAGGCATGGATCGGCGTGGACGAGCGTACCTGCATCGTCCTCAGCGTGCCGCTGATCAAGGGGCGCTACTACACCGTGCAGATCCTCAATGGCTGGGGCGAGACGGTTGCCAATATCAACGAGCGCAACTATCCGCAGCGGGCGGCAAGCCGTTATGGACTATGCCTGAAGGGGGCCGGCGTGCCATTGCAGCCCGACATTCGCCGCATCGACCTGCCGGGCAGGACGGCCAGGGTCCTGGCGCGTGTGGAGATCGGCAAGAACCGCAAGCAGGCAGTGCAGTTGCAGCGCCAGATCCAGATCCGCATGACGGGCACGCCGCGTATCGATCCGGTGCCGGCCACGCCGGTTTTTGCCAACACGCGGCTGCCTGGGGTGGAGGCGTTTGATGCGGCCGCCGCGGCGCTCGATTCTGAACCTGACATCAATCCCGGCATGGAACCGTTGCAGGCGCGCGTGCGGCAAATCGCGGCGGAGGTGGCAGCCGACCCGGCCGGGCGCGAACGCGTCGACCGCGTGATCCGGGACAAGGCAATCCCGCAGTTCATGCAGTCGATGACCACGGAACTCGGTGTCCGGCGCGATGGCTGGACGCGCCCGGCGGTCATCGGCCAGTATGGTGACGACTACAAGGCGAGGTCGCGCATCAACTTCGGCGGCATCTGGGCGAATACCGCGGAAGAGGTGGTGTATTTCCAGGGTGCCACGGATGGCGAGGGAAACCGCCTCAATGGCGCCAATGCCTACGCCATGACTTTCCCGAAGGCCGACCTCCCAGCTGGCCACGTTCGGTACTTCTGGTCCGTGATCGCGGTCGACGCCGTCAACTTCCGCGTGATGGAGAACCCGAAGAAGCGGTACCTGCTCAACAAGGAATCGAACCTGCAATATGGCAAGGACGGTTCGCTGACCCTGTACTTCGCGCCGACCAGGCCGGCCGGTGCGCCGGATGCCAACTGGCTGCCCACGCCGGGCGGGCAGGACTACCACCTGACCTTCCGTACCTATGGGCCGGATGCCGCCGTGGCCGGGGGCAACTGGTATCCGCCGCCCATGGTGCGCGCCCGCTAG
- a CDS encoding class I SAM-dependent methyltransferase produces the protein MDHTGESFRDFELAGWEDPGVVSRYHEQLTVVTTQSVDALLDSVQVASGQHVLDVASGAGYVAAAAARRGADTVGIDFSAAQVELARKTHPGLRFEQADAQDLPFEAGSFDAVVNGFGMCHLTDPDQALREAFRVLRPGGRIGFTVWDAPERAIGFGAVYAAIRAYGSMDVGLPAGPNFFQFSDPSQCITALQGAGFTAAACRQVPQQWRFSTPDQLFDALAQGTVRAAATLRAQSPKARDEIRAVLRGTVAAYMKGNDFVVPMPAVLAWAVKPA, from the coding sequence ATGGATCACACGGGGGAGAGTTTCCGTGATTTCGAGCTGGCCGGCTGGGAAGATCCCGGGGTTGTCAGCCGTTACCACGAGCAACTCACAGTCGTCACCACGCAATCGGTCGATGCCTTGCTGGACAGTGTCCAGGTTGCCAGCGGCCAGCACGTGCTGGACGTAGCCAGCGGCGCCGGCTACGTTGCGGCGGCAGCGGCGCGGCGCGGCGCGGACACCGTCGGCATTGATTTCTCCGCGGCCCAGGTGGAGCTGGCGCGCAAGACCCATCCCGGCTTGCGCTTCGAGCAAGCCGATGCACAGGACCTGCCCTTCGAGGCAGGCAGCTTCGATGCCGTAGTCAATGGCTTCGGCATGTGCCACCTCACCGATCCCGACCAGGCCCTGCGCGAAGCCTTTCGCGTGCTGCGTCCCGGCGGGCGCATTGGCTTCACGGTGTGGGACGCGCCGGAACGCGCCATTGGCTTCGGCGCGGTGTATGCCGCGATCCGGGCCTATGGTTCGATGGATGTGGGGCTGCCGGCCGGTCCCAATTTCTTCCAGTTCAGCGACCCGTCGCAATGCATCACCGCTTTGCAGGGCGCGGGCTTTACCGCGGCGGCTTGCCGCCAGGTGCCGCAGCAGTGGCGTTTCTCCACGCCGGACCAGCTCTTTGACGCGCTGGCGCAAGGCACGGTGCGCGCCGCGGCCACGCTGCGCGCGCAAAGTCCGAAGGCGCGCGACGAGATTCGCGCCGTGCTGCGCGGCACGGTAGCGGCCTATATGAAAGGCAATGACTTTGTCGTGCCCATGCCGGCCGTGCTGGCATGGGCGGTCAAGCCTGCGTAG